A single Candidatus Omnitrophota bacterium DNA region contains:
- a CDS encoding ELM1/GtrOC1 family putative glycosyltransferase: MNFFAEWIIYWLVKSFGAIVRILPVSAALAVGRGIGRLAYYGDFKHRSIAYANIKAAFAKTKSYPEIKSIAKQVFGNYGQNLVELLRLPLLNAANYERYVQIEGREHAEAALKGGKGLILLAMHFGSWELSSVACAMLSRQYKVIVKPQKRYSRLDQLLNDYRGCGGSVVIERGVGTRELIKSLKNNEIIGMVVDQGGRDGVLVPFFERQASMSSGAIRIGIKMGVPICFAVIVRTGKSEGPYHRLIIHEPMVLDQTDDGEADVVSNLRKVTANMEKYIQEYPAEYMWFYKIWKYAKESVTLILNDGRTGHLRQSQAVASTIEKALAERGVTSSAVVQDVVFRNRWFQRLMSLISLFANSYFFHGRAGMLRWFLRPESCQGLLSCKADFVISCGSSLAAVNFLLANDFLAKSIVIMRPGLLSYDRFDLVILPEHDKAPKETTSLVAVTKGAPNLISPEYLEEQARLLTRRYSHLKYSGKIKIGVLLGGDTKDYEFTESYARTVMNQIKEVANEFNAEVLMTTSRRTASGVENILAREFKKHPCCELLILANRHNVPEAVGGILGLANILVVSGDSISMVSEAASSGKETIVFPIQVRNPEGKRPHKHIAFLDRLQAQGYIVSADVKDIGRTIYDVAKKKISTKKLDDYEIILAAVKQVI, translated from the coding sequence ATGAATTTCTTCGCAGAGTGGATCATTTACTGGCTCGTTAAGTCCTTTGGGGCCATTGTCCGGATCTTGCCGGTCTCGGCCGCGCTGGCCGTCGGGCGCGGCATCGGCCGGCTGGCTTATTACGGGGATTTCAAGCACCGTTCCATTGCCTACGCGAACATCAAGGCCGCCTTTGCCAAGACCAAATCCTACCCGGAAATCAAGTCCATCGCCAAGCAGGTCTTTGGGAATTACGGGCAGAATCTGGTTGAACTGCTCCGTCTTCCGCTGTTGAACGCCGCCAACTATGAAAGGTACGTTCAGATCGAGGGACGGGAACACGCCGAGGCGGCCCTCAAGGGCGGCAAGGGGTTGATCCTTCTGGCCATGCATTTCGGCAGCTGGGAATTGTCCAGCGTGGCCTGCGCCATGCTGAGCCGTCAGTACAAGGTCATCGTCAAGCCGCAGAAACGATACTCCCGGCTGGACCAGCTGCTGAACGATTACCGGGGCTGCGGCGGGTCGGTGGTAATCGAGCGGGGGGTGGGGACGCGCGAATTGATCAAGAGTCTGAAGAACAACGAGATCATCGGCATGGTCGTGGACCAGGGCGGGCGGGACGGGGTCCTGGTCCCGTTTTTTGAGCGCCAGGCCTCGATGTCGTCCGGCGCGATCCGCATCGGGATCAAGATGGGGGTCCCGATCTGTTTCGCGGTCATTGTCCGGACAGGCAAGAGCGAAGGGCCGTATCACCGGCTGATCATCCATGAGCCGATGGTCCTGGACCAGACCGACGACGGCGAAGCGGACGTGGTCTCGAATCTGCGCAAGGTCACCGCGAACATGGAAAAATATATCCAGGAATATCCGGCGGAATACATGTGGTTTTACAAGATATGGAAATACGCCAAGGAATCGGTGACGCTGATCCTCAACGACGGGCGGACCGGGCACCTGCGCCAGTCCCAGGCCGTGGCCTCCACGATCGAAAAGGCCCTGGCGGAGCGGGGCGTGACGTCGTCGGCCGTGGTCCAGGACGTTGTGTTCAGGAACCGCTGGTTCCAGAGGTTGATGTCGTTGATCAGTCTTTTCGCCAACAGCTATTTTTTCCACGGCCGCGCGGGAATGCTCCGGTGGTTCCTGAGGCCGGAATCCTGCCAGGGACTCTTGTCGTGCAAGGCCGATTTTGTGATCTCCTGCGGCTCCTCGCTGGCGGCGGTGAATTTTTTGCTCGCCAACGATTTCCTGGCCAAGAGCATCGTTATCATGAGGCCGGGGCTGTTGTCCTATGACCGTTTTGACCTTGTGATCCTTCCGGAGCATGACAAGGCGCCGAAGGAGACCACGTCCCTGGTGGCGGTGACCAAGGGGGCGCCGAACCTGATTTCACCGGAATACCTGGAAGAACAGGCGCGGCTGCTGACCCGGCGGTACTCGCATTTGAAATACAGCGGGAAGATCAAGATCGGCGTCCTGCTGGGAGGCGACACCAAGGATTACGAATTCACCGAGTCGTACGCCCGCACCGTGATGAACCAGATCAAGGAAGTGGCCAACGAGTTCAACGCCGAGGTCCTGATGACCACGTCGCGGCGCACCGCGTCCGGCGTGGAAAATATCCTGGCCAGGGAATTCAAGAAGCACCCCTGCTGCGAGCTGTTGATCCTGGCCAACCGGCACAACGTCCCTGAGGCCGTCGGAGGGATCCTGGGGCTGGCGAACATCCTGGTGGTGTCCGGGGACAGCATTTCCATGGTGTCGGAGGCGGCCAGCTCGGGCAAAGAGACCATCGTGTTCCCGATCCAGGTCCGCAATCCCGAGGGGAAACGGCCGCACAAGCACATCGCGTTCCTGGACCGCCTGCAGGCGCAGGGCTATATCGTCAGCGCCGACGTCAAGGACATCGGCCGGACGATATACGACGTCGCCAAGAAAAAGATCAGCACGAAAAAGCTGGATGACTACGAAATCATCCTGGCCGCCGTCAAACAGGTCATTTAA